The following are encoded in a window of Pseudomonas multiresinivorans genomic DNA:
- a CDS encoding low molecular weight protein-tyrosine-phosphatase: MKVLFVCLGNICRSPTAEGVFRHKVREAGLVDRVEIDSAGTGDWHVGKAPDARTRVAALRRGYDLSGLRARQVSAADFSRYDLVLAMDNANLRDLKRLRGSSGKAELDLFLARYELEIDEVPDPYYGGEDGFEQVLDLVERACDGLLTEVKGRL, translated from the coding sequence ATGAAGGTCCTGTTCGTCTGCCTGGGCAATATCTGCCGCTCTCCCACTGCCGAAGGCGTGTTCCGCCACAAGGTCCGCGAAGCGGGCCTTGTGGATCGGGTGGAGATCGATTCGGCCGGCACCGGCGACTGGCATGTCGGCAAGGCGCCGGATGCGCGCACCCGTGTCGCGGCGCTGCGCCGTGGCTATGACCTGTCGGGCCTGCGGGCGCGGCAGGTCAGTGCGGCGGATTTCTCCCGCTACGACCTGGTCCTGGCCATGGACAACGCAAACCTGCGTGACCTGAAGCGACTGCGCGGCAGCAGCGGCAAGGCCGAATTGGACCTGTTCCTGGCCCGCTACGAGCTGGAAATCGACGAAGTCCCCGATCCGTACTACGGCGGTGAGGATGGTTTCGAGCAGGTGCTGGACCTGGTGGAAAGGGCCTGCGACGGCCTGCTGACGGAAGTGAAGGGA
- a CDS encoding Trm112 family protein, with protein sequence MDPKLLDILACPLCKGPLKLTDDKSELICKADGLAYPVRDGIPVMLEGEARTLNVDERLDK encoded by the coding sequence ATGGACCCGAAACTCCTCGATATCCTCGCCTGTCCGCTGTGCAAGGGCCCGCTCAAGCTCACCGACGACAAGTCCGAGCTGATTTGCAAGGCCGACGGCCTGGCCTACCCGGTGCGCGACGGCATCCCGGTGATGCTCGAAGGCGAGGCGCGTACCCTGAACGTCGACGAGCGTCTGGACAAGTAA
- the kdsB gene encoding 3-deoxy-manno-octulosonate cytidylyltransferase yields MSQAYTVVIPARYASTRLPGKPLQDIAGKPMIQHVWAQAGKSSATQVVVATDDQRIFDACQGFGAQVVLTRADHNSGTDRLAEVADALGLADDAIVVNVQGDEPLVPPSIIDQVAANLAAHPEAGIATLCEEIHDPAALFNPNIVKVVSDKNGLALTFSRATLPWARDAFAVDRESLPANVPYRRHIGIYAYRARFLRDFVAWGPCWLEDTECLEQLRALWHGVRIHVADALEAPQAGVDTPEDLERVRRILGA; encoded by the coding sequence ATGAGCCAGGCCTATACCGTCGTCATCCCCGCGCGCTACGCCTCCACCCGCCTGCCCGGCAAGCCGCTGCAGGACATCGCCGGCAAGCCGATGATCCAGCACGTCTGGGCGCAGGCCGGCAAAAGCTCGGCCACCCAGGTGGTGGTCGCCACCGATGACCAGCGCATCTTCGATGCCTGCCAGGGCTTCGGCGCCCAGGTGGTGCTGACCCGCGCCGACCACAACTCCGGCACCGACCGCCTGGCGGAAGTGGCGGACGCGCTGGGCCTGGCCGACGACGCCATCGTAGTCAATGTGCAGGGCGACGAGCCGCTCGTGCCGCCGTCGATCATCGATCAAGTGGCGGCCAATCTTGCGGCGCATCCGGAGGCGGGCATCGCCACCCTGTGCGAGGAAATCCATGATCCGGCCGCGCTGTTCAACCCGAACATCGTCAAGGTGGTCAGCGACAAGAACGGCCTCGCACTGACCTTCAGCCGCGCCACGCTGCCCTGGGCGCGCGATGCCTTCGCCGTGGATCGCGAGTCGCTGCCGGCCAATGTGCCGTACCGCCGCCACATCGGCATCTACGCCTACCGCGCGCGCTTCCTGCGTGATTTCGTGGCCTGGGGTCCGTGCTGGCTCGAAGACACCGAATGCCTGGAACAGCTGCGGGCGCTCTGGCATGGCGTACGCATTCATGTGGCGGACGCCCTGGAAGCGCCGCAGGCCGGCGTCGATACCCCGGAAGACCTGGAGCGCGTGCGGCGCATCCTGGGGGCCTGA
- the lpxK gene encoding tetraacyldisaccharide 4'-kinase produces the protein MAFSDRLLDAWYKGHPALALLRPLELLYRRVARGRRQDFLSGAKPAYRAPVPIIVVGNITVGGTGKTPMILWLIEHCRARGLKVGVVSRGYGAKPPQTPWRVRAEQSAAEAGDEPLMIVRRCGVPLMIDPDRSSAVRALLAEEPLDLILCDDGLQHYRLARDLELVLIDAARGLGNGRCLPAGPLREPAERLGEADAVLYNGAPSDPPGAFSFALRPSALINLASGERRGVEHFPAGQALHALAGIGNPQRFFTTLEALNWRPIPHPFPDHAAFTAEQLRFTPELPLVMTEKDAVKCRSFAAPDWWYLAVEAQPSPAFVAWFDAQLERLVAR, from the coding sequence ATGGCGTTCTCCGATCGCCTGCTCGACGCCTGGTACAAGGGCCACCCGGCCCTTGCCCTGCTCAGGCCGCTCGAACTGCTCTACCGGCGCGTCGCCCGCGGCCGCCGGCAGGACTTCCTCTCCGGCGCCAAGCCGGCCTACCGCGCGCCGGTGCCGATCATCGTGGTCGGCAACATCACCGTCGGCGGCACCGGCAAGACGCCGATGATCCTCTGGCTGATCGAGCACTGCCGCGCCCGCGGGCTGAAGGTCGGCGTGGTCAGCCGCGGCTACGGCGCCAAACCGCCGCAGACACCCTGGCGCGTGCGCGCCGAGCAGTCGGCAGCGGAGGCGGGCGACGAGCCGCTGATGATAGTGCGCCGTTGCGGCGTGCCTCTGATGATCGACCCTGACCGCTCCAGTGCCGTGCGCGCGCTGCTGGCCGAAGAACCGCTGGACCTGATCCTCTGCGACGACGGCCTGCAGCATTACCGCCTGGCCCGTGACCTGGAATTGGTGCTGATCGACGCTGCGCGCGGCCTGGGTAACGGTCGTTGCCTGCCCGCCGGACCGCTGCGCGAGCCGGCCGAGCGCCTGGGTGAGGCTGACGCCGTGCTGTACAACGGCGCGCCCAGCGACCCGCCGGGCGCCTTCTCCTTCGCCCTGCGACCATCTGCCCTGATCAACCTGGCCAGCGGCGAACGCCGTGGCGTCGAGCATTTCCCCGCCGGTCAGGCACTCCATGCCCTGGCCGGCATCGGCAACCCGCAGCGTTTCTTCACGACGCTCGAGGCGCTAAACTGGCGGCCGATTCCGCATCCCTTCCCCGACCATGCGGCCTTTACCGCCGAGCAGCTGCGCTTCACGCCGGAACTGCCGCTGGTCATGACCGAGAAGGATGCGGTGAAATGCCGGTCCTTCGCCGCGCCCGACTGGTGGTACCTCGCCGTCGAAGCGCAGCCCTCGCCGGCCTTCGTCGCCTGGTTCGACGCCCAGCTCGAGCGCCTGGTCGCCCGCTGA